A single window of Streptomyces sudanensis DNA harbors:
- a CDS encoding AAA family ATPase: RAAAAQAEVGRLAAARDQARERAAAAREEYERLRTEVDDLDADDAELAAAHETARRELAEAETALAAVREAAADVERRRAAARARHDALAPGLRRRDGTGALLDAAGRLTGLLGPTAELLTVAPGREVALAAALGAAADALAVEGPASAAEAIRLLRKQDAGRAALLVAGPPGPPEGQRPDLPDGAAYAADLVRGPENLMPAVRRLLRDVVVVATLEDAEGLVHARPGLTAVTADGDLLAAHFAHGGSAGAPSLLEVRASVDEAAAELDALAVRYEELAEHRERAAAHHRACAARAEELGERRRAADREKSAVARRLGGLAGQAEGAAGEAERAAAAVVRAQEALDRAAEEAEELAERLLVAEEAPAEEEPDTSVRDRLAADGADARQAELEARLQLRTHEERVKGLAGRADSLDRAARAEREVRVRAERRRARLRHEAEVAAAVASGARQLLAHVEASLGHAERERSEAETARAAREQELTAARARGRALKEDLDKLTDSVHRGEVLGAEKRLRIEQLENRALEELGVEPATLVAEYGPDQPVPPPPPADGEQPPEDPDGARGRPFVRAEQEKRLGAAERAYRQLGKVNPLALEEFAALEERHGFLSEQLDDLRKTRADLLRVVREVDERVEQVFTEAFRDTAREFEGVFARLFPGGEGRLVLTDPDDMLATGVDVEARPPGKKVKRLSLLSGGERSLTAVAVLVSIFKARPSPFYVMDEVEAALDDTNLQRLIGLMQELRESSQLIVITHQKRTMEVADALYGVSMQGDGVSKVVSQRLR, translated from the coding sequence CGCGCGCCGCCGCCGCCCAGGCCGAGGTCGGCCGGCTCGCCGCCGCCCGCGACCAGGCGCGGGAACGCGCCGCCGCCGCCCGGGAGGAGTACGAACGGCTCCGGACCGAGGTCGACGACCTCGACGCCGACGACGCCGAACTCGCCGCCGCCCACGAGACCGCCAGGCGCGAACTGGCCGAAGCCGAGACCGCGCTCGCCGCCGTCCGCGAGGCCGCCGCCGACGTCGAACGCCGCCGCGCCGCCGCCCGCGCCCGGCACGACGCCCTCGCCCCCGGCCTGCGCCGCAGGGACGGCACGGGCGCCCTCCTCGACGCGGCCGGGCGCCTCACCGGCCTCCTGGGCCCCACCGCCGAACTCCTCACCGTCGCCCCCGGCCGCGAGGTCGCGCTCGCCGCCGCCCTCGGTGCCGCCGCCGACGCCCTCGCCGTCGAGGGTCCGGCCTCCGCGGCCGAGGCGATCCGGCTGCTGCGCAAACAGGACGCCGGCCGCGCCGCCCTCCTCGTCGCGGGCCCGCCCGGCCCGCCGGAAGGGCAGCGCCCCGACCTTCCGGACGGCGCCGCGTACGCCGCCGACCTGGTGCGCGGCCCGGAGAACCTGATGCCCGCCGTACGCCGCCTGCTGCGGGACGTCGTGGTCGTCGCCACCCTGGAGGACGCCGAGGGCCTGGTGCACGCCCGGCCCGGGCTCACCGCCGTCACCGCCGACGGCGACCTGCTGGCCGCCCACTTCGCGCACGGCGGCTCCGCCGGCGCGCCCAGCCTCCTGGAGGTCCGGGCGTCCGTCGACGAGGCCGCCGCCGAACTGGACGCGCTGGCCGTGCGGTACGAGGAACTCGCCGAGCACCGGGAACGGGCCGCCGCGCACCACCGGGCGTGCGCCGCCCGGGCCGAGGAACTGGGGGAGCGGCGCCGGGCGGCCGACCGGGAGAAGTCGGCCGTCGCCCGGCGGCTCGGGGGTCTCGCCGGGCAGGCCGAGGGCGCCGCCGGGGAGGCCGAGCGGGCCGCCGCGGCCGTGGTGCGCGCCCAGGAGGCCCTCGACCGAGCAGCGGAGGAGGCCGAGGAGCTGGCCGAGCGGCTGCTCGTCGCCGAGGAGGCCCCCGCCGAGGAGGAACCCGACACCTCCGTACGGGACCGGCTCGCCGCCGACGGGGCCGACGCCCGCCAGGCCGAGCTGGAGGCCCGCCTCCAGCTCCGCACCCACGAGGAACGCGTCAAGGGCCTCGCCGGCCGGGCCGACTCCCTGGACCGCGCGGCACGCGCCGAGCGCGAGGTCCGCGTCCGCGCCGAACGGCGCCGCGCGCGGCTGCGCCACGAGGCGGAGGTCGCCGCGGCCGTCGCCTCCGGCGCCCGGCAGCTGCTCGCGCACGTCGAGGCGTCCCTCGGGCACGCCGAGCGGGAGCGGTCCGAGGCCGAGACCGCCCGCGCCGCCCGCGAGCAGGAGCTGACCGCCGCCCGCGCACGGGGCCGCGCCCTCAAGGAGGACCTGGACAAACTGACGGACTCGGTGCACCGGGGGGAGGTCCTCGGTGCCGAGAAGCGGCTGCGCATCGAGCAACTGGAGAACCGCGCCCTGGAGGAGCTGGGCGTGGAGCCCGCGACACTCGTCGCCGAGTACGGGCCCGACCAGCCCGTACCGCCCCCGCCGCCCGCCGACGGCGAACAGCCCCCGGAGGACCCGGACGGCGCTCGGGGGCGGCCCTTCGTGCGCGCCGAGCAGGAGAAGCGGCTCGGCGCGGCCGAGCGGGCGTACCGGCAGCTCGGAAAGGTGAACCCGCTCGCCCTGGAGGAGTTCGCGGCGCTGGAGGAGCGGCACGGGTTCCTCTCCGAGCAGCTGGACGACCTGAGGAAGACCCGTGCCGACCTCCTCCGGGTGGTCAGGGAGGTCGACGAACGGGTCGAACAGGTCTTCACCGAGGCGTTCCGGGACACGGCGCGCGAGTTCGAGGGGGTCTTCGCGCGGCTGTTCCCGGGCGGCGAGGGGCGGCTCGTGCTGACCGATCCGGACGACATGCTGGCCACGGGCGTGGACGTCGAGGCGCGGCCGCCCGGCAAGAAGGTCAAGCGGCTGTCCCTGCTCTCCGGCGGTGAGCGGTCGCTGACGGCCGTCGCCGTGCTCGTGTCCATCTTCAAGGCGCGGCCCAGCCCCTTCTACGTGATGGACGAGGTGGAGGCCGCGCTCGACGACACCAACCTCCAGCGGCTCATCGGGCTCATGCAGGAGCTCCGGGAGAGCTCGCAGCTGATCGTCATCACCCACCAGAAGCGGACGATGGAGGTCGCGGACGCGCTCTACGGGGTGTCGATGCAGGGCGACGGGGTATCGAAGGTCGTGAGCCAGCGACTCCGCTGA
- a CDS encoding chromosome segregation SMC family protein: MHLKALTLRGFKSFASATTLRFEPGITCVVGPNGSGKSNVVDALSWVMGEQGAKSLRGGKMEDVIFAGTTGRPPLGRAEVSLTIDNSDGALPIDYAEVTLTRIMFRNGGSEYQINGDTCRLLDVQELLSDSGIGREMHVIVGQGRLDSVLHADPMGRRAFIEEAAGVLKHRRRKEKALRKLDAMQANLTRVQDLTDELRRRLKPLGRQAAVARRAAVIQAELRDTKLRLLADDLVRLREALAAELADEAALKERREHAEAELGAALAHEAALEEEVRRLAPRLQKAQHTWYELSRLAERVRGTVSLADARVKSATAQPVEERRGRDPEDLEREAARVREQEAEIRAALRTAEQALEEAVARRAEREHALAAEERRLRDAARAVADRREGLARLTGRVG; encoded by the coding sequence GTGCACCTCAAGGCCCTGACCCTCCGCGGATTCAAGTCGTTCGCCTCCGCCACCACCCTGCGGTTCGAACCGGGCATCACCTGCGTCGTCGGCCCCAACGGCTCCGGGAAATCCAACGTCGTCGACGCGCTCTCCTGGGTCATGGGCGAGCAGGGGGCGAAATCCCTGCGCGGCGGCAAGATGGAAGACGTGATCTTCGCCGGGACGACCGGCCGGCCGCCCCTCGGGCGGGCCGAGGTGTCCCTCACCATCGACAACTCCGACGGCGCCCTCCCGATCGACTACGCGGAAGTCACCCTCACGCGGATCATGTTCCGCAACGGCGGCAGCGAATACCAGATCAACGGCGACACCTGCCGCCTCCTGGACGTCCAGGAACTCCTCAGCGACTCCGGAATCGGCCGTGAGATGCACGTCATCGTCGGCCAGGGCCGACTCGACTCCGTCCTCCACGCCGACCCCATGGGCCGTCGCGCCTTCATCGAGGAGGCCGCCGGAGTGCTCAAGCACCGCAGGCGCAAGGAGAAGGCGCTGCGGAAGCTCGACGCCATGCAGGCCAACCTGACCCGGGTGCAGGACCTTACCGACGAACTGCGCCGCCGGCTCAAGCCCCTCGGCCGGCAGGCCGCCGTCGCCCGCCGCGCCGCCGTCATCCAGGCCGAGCTGCGGGACACGAAGCTGCGCCTCCTCGCCGACGACCTCGTACGCCTCCGTGAGGCCCTGGCCGCCGAACTCGCCGACGAGGCCGCGCTGAAGGAGCGCAGGGAGCACGCCGAGGCCGAACTGGGGGCGGCCCTCGCCCACGAGGCCGCCCTGGAGGAGGAGGTGCGGCGCCTCGCCCCCCGCCTGCAGAAGGCCCAGCACACCTGGTACGAGCTGTCGCGGCTCGCCGAGCGGGTGCGCGGCACCGTCTCGCTGGCCGACGCCCGCGTCAAGAGCGCCACCGCCCAGCCCGTCGAGGAGCGCCGCGGCCGCGACCCCGAGGACCTGGAGCGCGAGGCGGCCCGGGTCCGGGAGCAGGAGGCGGAGATCCGGGCCGCCCTCCGGACCGCCGAGCAGGCCCTGGAGGAAGCCGTCGCCCGCCGTGCCGAACGGGAACACGCCCTCGCCGCCGAGGAGCGCCGCCTCAGGGACGCCGCCCGCGCCGTCGCCGACCGCCGCGAGGGCCTCGCCCGGCTCACCGGCCGGGTGGGG
- the ftsY gene encoding signal recognition particle-docking protein FtsY: MEFVILAVVIALVAVGVISGLLVGGRRKRRLPPEAPSTTPTITAPPTEPRVGEEAETPRTEPRRTIEEVDLPTAEEAVGTPAAVEDPIVAEPPVREIEIPAPAAGRLVRLRARLARSQNSLGRGLLTLLSRDTLDEETWEEVEDTLLTADVGVAPTQELVERLRERVRVLGTRTPDELRALLREELLALVGTDFDRSVKTEGGLETPGVVMVVGVNGTGKTTTTGKLARVLIADGRSVVLGAADTFRAAAADQLQTWGERVGARTVRGPEGGDPASIAYDAVKEGIAEGADVVLIDTAGRLHTKTGLMDELGKVKRVVEKHGPLDEILLVLDATTGQNGLIQARVFAEVVDITGIVLTKLDGTAKGGIVIAVQRELGVPVKLVGLGEGPDDLAPFEPEAFVDALIGEAS; encoded by the coding sequence ATGGAATTCGTCATCCTTGCTGTAGTCATCGCCTTGGTCGCGGTCGGAGTGATCAGCGGCCTCCTCGTCGGCGGACGCCGTAAGAGACGGCTGCCGCCCGAGGCCCCGTCGACCACGCCGACCATCACCGCCCCGCCCACCGAACCGCGCGTCGGCGAGGAGGCGGAGACACCCCGCACGGAGCCCCGCCGGACCATCGAGGAGGTCGACCTCCCGACGGCGGAGGAGGCGGTCGGGACGCCCGCCGCCGTCGAGGACCCGATCGTCGCGGAGCCCCCCGTCCGCGAGATCGAGATCCCGGCGCCCGCCGCCGGACGGCTCGTCCGGCTGCGCGCCCGGCTCGCCCGCTCCCAGAACTCCCTCGGCAGGGGCCTGCTCACGCTGCTCTCCCGCGACACCCTCGACGAGGAGACCTGGGAGGAGGTCGAGGACACCCTCCTCACCGCCGACGTGGGCGTCGCCCCCACCCAGGAGCTCGTGGAGCGCCTGCGGGAACGCGTCCGGGTGCTCGGCACGCGCACGCCGGACGAACTGCGCGCCCTGCTCCGGGAGGAGCTGCTCGCCCTCGTCGGGACCGACTTCGACCGCTCCGTGAAGACGGAAGGCGGCCTGGAGACCCCGGGCGTCGTCATGGTCGTCGGCGTCAACGGCACCGGCAAGACCACGACGACCGGGAAGCTCGCCCGCGTACTGATCGCGGACGGCCGCTCCGTCGTGCTCGGTGCCGCGGACACCTTCCGCGCGGCCGCCGCCGACCAGCTCCAGACCTGGGGCGAGCGCGTCGGCGCCCGCACGGTGCGCGGTCCGGAGGGCGGCGACCCGGCGTCCATCGCGTACGACGCGGTGAAGGAGGGCATCGCGGAGGGCGCCGACGTGGTGCTCATCGACACCGCGGGCCGCCTGCACACCAAGACCGGCCTCATGGACGAACTGGGCAAGGTCAAGCGCGTCGTCGAGAAGCACGGGCCGCTCGACGAGATCCTCCTCGTCCTGGACGCCACGACCGGGCAGAACGGCCTGATCCAGGCGCGCGTCTTCGCGGAGGTCGTCGACATCACCGGCATCGTCCTCACCAAGCTGGACGGTACGGCGAAGGGCGGCATCGTCATCGCGGTCCAGCGCGAGCTGGGCGTCCCGGTCAAGCTGGTCGGTCTCGGCGAGGGCCCGGACGACCTGGCCCCCTTCGAACCGGAGGCCTTCGTCGACGCCCTGATCGGCGAGGCGTCCTGA
- a CDS encoding sugar porter family MFS transporter encodes MTGAPRPGAPGVRPARPGSLGRVVFITAAAAMGGFLFGYDSSVINGAVEAIRDRYDIGSGTLAQVIAVALIGCAVGAATAGRIADRIGRIRCMQIAAVLFTLSAVGSALPFALWDLAFWRVVGGFAIGMASVIGPAYIAEVAPAAYRGRLGAFQQAAIVVGIAVSQLVNWVLLNAADGDQRGEIAGLEAWQWMLGVMAAPAVLYGLLSLAIPESPRFLISAGRRDRAREVLAEVEGGGVDLDARVAEIEAAMRREHKSTFRDLLGGRFALLPIVWVGIGLSVFQQLVGINVVFYYSAALWQSVGVDPSGSFFYSFTTSIINIVGTVIAMVLVDRVGRRPLALAGSVGMAVSLAFEAWAFSADLVDGRLPGTQGLVALVAAHAFVLFFALSWGVVVWVLLGEMFPNRIRAAALGVAVSAQWLANWLITASFPSLADWNLSATYVVYTVFAVLSVPFVLRYVKETKGRKLEEMG; translated from the coding sequence GTGACCGGAGCCCCGCGGCCCGGCGCGCCGGGAGTCCGGCCGGCCCGCCCCGGCAGCCTGGGCCGCGTCGTCTTCATCACGGCGGCGGCCGCGATGGGCGGTTTCCTCTTCGGCTACGACAGCTCCGTCATCAACGGCGCCGTCGAGGCCATCCGGGACCGCTACGACATCGGCTCCGGCACCCTCGCCCAGGTCATCGCCGTCGCCCTGATCGGCTGTGCCGTCGGCGCGGCCACCGCCGGCCGGATCGCCGACCGCATCGGCCGCATCCGCTGCATGCAGATCGCCGCGGTGCTCTTCACGCTCAGCGCCGTCGGCTCCGCCCTGCCGTTCGCGCTGTGGGACCTCGCCTTCTGGCGCGTCGTCGGGGGCTTCGCCATCGGCATGGCCTCCGTCATCGGCCCGGCCTACATCGCGGAGGTCGCCCCCGCCGCGTACCGAGGCCGGCTCGGCGCCTTCCAGCAGGCCGCCATCGTCGTCGGCATCGCCGTCTCCCAGCTGGTCAACTGGGTCCTCCTCAACGCCGCCGACGGCGACCAGCGCGGCGAGATCGCCGGCCTGGAGGCCTGGCAGTGGATGCTCGGCGTCATGGCCGCCCCCGCCGTGCTCTACGGCCTGCTGTCCCTCGCCATCCCCGAGTCGCCGCGCTTCCTGATCTCCGCGGGCCGCCGGGACCGCGCCCGCGAGGTGCTCGCCGAGGTGGAGGGCGGCGGAGTCGACCTCGACGCGCGCGTCGCCGAGATCGAGGCGGCCATGCGGCGCGAGCACAAGTCCACCTTCAGGGACCTGCTCGGCGGGCGTTTCGCGCTCCTGCCGATCGTCTGGGTCGGCATCGGCCTGTCGGTGTTCCAGCAACTCGTCGGCATCAACGTCGTCTTCTACTACTCCGCGGCCCTGTGGCAGTCCGTCGGCGTGGACCCGTCCGGCTCGTTCTTCTACTCCTTCACCACGTCCATCATCAACATCGTCGGCACCGTGATCGCGATGGTCCTGGTCGACCGGGTCGGCCGCAGGCCGCTCGCCCTCGCCGGCTCCGTCGGCATGGCCGTCTCCCTCGCCTTCGAGGCATGGGCGTTCTCCGCCGACCTGGTGGACGGCAGGCTCCCCGGGACCCAGGGCCTCGTGGCCCTGGTCGCCGCCCACGCCTTCGTCCTCTTCTTCGCCCTCTCGTGGGGCGTGGTCGTCTGGGTCCTCCTCGGCGAGATGTTCCCCAACCGCATCCGCGCCGCCGCCCTGGGCGTCGCCGTCTCCGCCCAGTGGCTGGCCAACTGGCTGATCACGGCCAGCTTCCCGTCGCTGGCCGACTGGAACCTCTCCGCCACGTACGTCGTGTACACGGTCTTCGCGGTGCTCTCCGTCCCCTTCGTGCTCCGGTACGTGAAGGAGACCAAGGGCAGGAAGCTGGAGGAGATGGGCTGA
- a CDS encoding methyltransferase domain-containing protein: protein MTPMLVQHHPHPAPAPAAVDAPRRARDWAEIQERMLVPLYEAVYEHLEVRAGTRLLGLGCGSGLALLMAAARGARVTGVDTDRARVELARERLLPEPAAVGPGPRGGARPEPVLLCGPPDAAADPAGPAYNLVTAFQPVGCAAGDSDALVPVLTAAASLAERGSAVVLTGWGPPERCATTAVFRVAGRLAERLPGHGGWRPARRDDLEEVAARAGLRPDGSGRVSCPFGYADADSAVRGLLSTGLFDAAVAACDRTTVEKEVVEALHPHVRPDGTVWMPNVFRYLVARIP from the coding sequence ATGACACCCATGCTCGTCCAGCACCACCCCCACCCGGCCCCGGCCCCCGCGGCCGTCGACGCGCCGAGGCGCGCCCGCGACTGGGCGGAGATCCAGGAGCGGATGCTGGTGCCGCTCTACGAAGCGGTGTACGAGCACCTGGAGGTCCGCGCCGGGACACGGCTCCTCGGTCTCGGCTGCGGCTCGGGGCTCGCCCTCCTCATGGCCGCCGCCCGCGGAGCCCGGGTCACCGGTGTGGACACCGACCGGGCCCGGGTGGAACTGGCCAGGGAGAGGCTGCTCCCCGAACCGGCGGCCGTCGGCCCCGGCCCCCGCGGCGGCGCCCGCCCGGAGCCCGTGCTCCTCTGCGGCCCGCCCGACGCGGCCGCCGATCCGGCCGGTCCCGCGTACAACCTCGTCACCGCCTTCCAGCCCGTGGGCTGCGCGGCCGGCGACTCCGACGCCCTCGTCCCCGTCCTCACCGCCGCCGCGTCCCTCGCGGAGCGCGGCAGCGCCGTCGTCCTCACCGGCTGGGGGCCGCCCGAGCGGTGCGCCACGACCGCCGTGTTCCGCGTCGCCGGCCGGCTCGCCGAACGGCTGCCCGGCCACGGGGGCTGGCGTCCCGCCCGCCGGGACGACCTGGAGGAGGTGGCCGCCCGTGCCGGGCTCCGGCCCGACGGCTCGGGCCGGGTCTCCTGCCCCTTCGGTTACGCGGACGCCGACAGCGCCGTGCGCGGACTGCTCTCCACCGGCCTCTTCGACGCCGCCGTGGCGGCCTGCGACCGGACGACCGTGGAGAAGGAGGTCGTCGAGGCGCTCCACCCCCACGTCCGGCCCGACGGCACGGTGTGGATGCCGAACGTGTTCCGGTACCTCGTGGCCAGGATCCCGTAG
- a CDS encoding bifunctional DNA primase/polymerase, whose translation MGFTIGGTRIRELRSRRTGLTGLAGLALPGSRRRTTRVTECALVAGYTGLWGWDVVPGARIASGRCSCGDRSCGAPGAHPLGCAPEVPAGAPREQAAETWSRFPGAPLLLPTGRSFDVLEVAETAGRRALVRLERMGLPLGPVCVTPTRRAQFFVAPGAARELPGLLYRLGWDDADLDLRCLGPGSWITAPPSDLGGLGPVHWLRPPSPDAGRTMPQARLLIGTLAYISHRSAAA comes from the coding sequence ATGGGCTTCACGATCGGCGGCACGCGCATCCGCGAACTGCGGTCCCGGCGGACGGGTCTCACCGGACTGGCCGGGCTGGCGCTGCCGGGGTCCCGCCGCCGCACGACACGGGTGACGGAGTGCGCCCTGGTGGCGGGGTACACCGGTCTGTGGGGGTGGGACGTGGTGCCCGGGGCGCGGATCGCGTCCGGCCGGTGCTCCTGCGGCGACAGGTCGTGCGGGGCCCCGGGAGCCCACCCGCTGGGGTGCGCGCCCGAGGTGCCGGCGGGAGCGCCGCGGGAACAGGCGGCGGAGACGTGGTCCCGGTTCCCCGGAGCGCCGCTGCTGCTCCCTACGGGGCGCTCGTTCGACGTGCTGGAGGTCGCGGAGACGGCGGGCCGGCGGGCACTGGTGCGGCTGGAGCGCATGGGCCTGCCGCTGGGGCCGGTGTGCGTGACGCCGACGCGCCGGGCCCAGTTCTTCGTGGCGCCGGGAGCCGCACGCGAACTGCCGGGGCTGCTGTACCGGCTGGGCTGGGACGACGCGGACCTGGACCTGCGGTGCCTGGGCCCCGGTTCCTGGATCACGGCGCCGCCGTCCGATCTCGGCGGTCTGGGCCCGGTCCACTGGCTGCGCCCCCCGTCCCCGGACGCCGGCCGCACGATGCCGCAGGCCCGTCTCCTGATCGGCACCCTGGCCTACATCAGCCACCGCTCGGCCGCGGCCTGA
- the ffh gene encoding signal recognition particle protein, whose product MFDTLSDRLANTFKTLRGKGRLSEADIDATAREIRIALLEADVALPVVRAFIKSVKERALGAEVSKALNPGQQVVKIVNEELVKVLGGETRRLRFAKQPPTVIMLAGLQGAGKTTLAGKLGKWLKGQGHSPLLVACDLQRPNAVNQLSVVAERAGVGVYAPEPGNGVGDPVRVAKDSLDYARTKQFDIVIVDTAGRLGIDQEMMRQAADIRDAVSPDEILFVVDAMIGQDAVNTAEAFRDGVGFDGVVLSKLDGDARGGAALSIAHVTGRQIMFASNGEKLDDFDAFHPDRMASRILGMGDVLSLIEKAEQTFSQEEAAKMASKLASSKGKDFTLDDFLAQMEQVRKMGSISKLLGMLPGMAQMRDQINNIDERDVDRTAAIIKSMTPAERQDPTIINGSRRARIARGSGVDVSAVKSLVERFFEARKMMSRMAQGGGLPGMPGLPGTGGAGRQRKQQKQAKGKRRSGNPMKRKAEEEAAAQRREQQAQQGGAFGLPAGLPDGDFELPDEFKKFMR is encoded by the coding sequence GTGTTCGATACTCTCTCCGACCGCTTGGCGAACACCTTCAAAACGCTCCGGGGCAAGGGACGCCTCAGCGAGGCCGACATCGACGCCACGGCACGTGAGATCCGTATCGCGCTGCTCGAGGCGGACGTCGCCCTGCCCGTCGTCCGGGCCTTCATCAAGAGCGTGAAGGAGCGGGCCCTGGGGGCCGAGGTCTCCAAGGCGCTCAACCCCGGTCAGCAGGTCGTCAAGATCGTCAACGAGGAACTGGTCAAGGTCCTCGGCGGTGAGACCCGCCGGCTGCGCTTCGCCAAGCAGCCCCCGACCGTGATCATGCTGGCCGGCCTCCAGGGTGCGGGAAAGACCACGCTCGCCGGCAAGCTCGGCAAGTGGCTCAAGGGCCAGGGGCACTCCCCGCTGCTCGTCGCCTGCGACCTCCAGCGGCCGAACGCCGTCAACCAGCTCTCCGTCGTCGCCGAGCGCGCCGGCGTGGGCGTGTACGCGCCGGAGCCGGGCAACGGCGTCGGCGACCCGGTCCGGGTCGCGAAGGACTCCCTCGACTACGCGCGGACCAAGCAGTTCGACATCGTCATCGTCGACACCGCCGGCCGTCTGGGCATCGACCAGGAGATGATGCGGCAGGCCGCGGACATCCGCGACGCCGTCTCCCCGGACGAGATCCTCTTCGTCGTCGACGCGATGATCGGCCAGGACGCCGTCAACACCGCGGAGGCCTTCCGCGACGGCGTCGGCTTCGACGGCGTGGTCCTCTCCAAGCTCGACGGCGATGCCCGCGGTGGTGCCGCCCTGTCGATCGCGCACGTCACCGGCCGCCAGATCATGTTCGCCTCCAACGGCGAGAAGCTGGACGACTTCGACGCGTTCCACCCGGACCGCATGGCCTCCCGCATCCTCGGCATGGGCGACGTGCTGTCGCTGATCGAGAAGGCCGAGCAGACCTTCAGCCAGGAAGAGGCCGCCAAGATGGCCTCCAAGCTGGCTTCGTCCAAGGGCAAGGACTTCACGCTCGACGACTTCCTGGCCCAGATGGAGCAGGTCCGCAAGATGGGCTCCATCTCCAAGCTGCTCGGCATGCTGCCCGGCATGGCGCAGATGCGTGACCAGATCAACAACATCGACGAGCGGGACGTCGACCGCACGGCGGCGATCATCAAGTCGATGACCCCGGCCGAGCGCCAGGACCCGACGATCATCAACGGATCGCGGCGGGCGCGCATCGCGCGGGGCTCCGGCGTGGACGTCAGCGCGGTGAAGTCGCTGGTGGAGCGGTTCTTCGAGGCGCGGAAGATGATGTCGCGCATGGCGCAGGGCGGCGGCCTGCCGGGGATGCCGGGCCTCCCCGGCACGGGCGGCGCGGGCCGGCAGAGGAAGCAGCAGAAGCAGGCGAAGGGCAAGCGGCGCAGCGGCAACCCGATGAAGCGGAAGGCCGAGGAGGAGGCCGCCGCGCAGCGCCGGGAGCAGCAGGCGCAGCAGGGCGGGGCGTTCGGGCTCCCGGCGGGCCTGCCCGACGGGGACTTCGAGCTGCCCGACGAGTTCAAGAAGTTCATGCGCTGA
- a CDS encoding acylphosphatase, protein MDDEVRLTAWVRGRVQRVGFRWFTRANALEIGGLTGFALNLDDGRVQVVAEGRRENCHRLLDWLRSADTPGRVDGVTEIWDTPRGGYTGFEIR, encoded by the coding sequence ATGGACGACGAGGTGCGGCTCACGGCATGGGTACGCGGACGAGTGCAGAGAGTGGGCTTCCGCTGGTTCACCAGGGCGAACGCCCTGGAGATCGGCGGCCTCACCGGATTCGCCCTGAATCTGGACGACGGCCGGGTCCAGGTGGTGGCCGAGGGCCGACGTGAGAATTGCCACCGTCTCCTGGACTGGCTGCGCTCCGCCGACACACCCGGGCGCGTCGACGGGGTCACGGAGATATGGGACACGCCGCGCGGCGGATACACGGGATTCGAGATCCGCTGA
- a CDS encoding CAP domain-containing protein, protein MGRHRRSGAAPAEDEYAVGGHRGARRRKRALPLRGGLLGASAAMAVGVAAVASGVLPGGGTFVVSGGVPQEQMRSGEVAGPDTQGGAGAVPRTGTPSAAAPGTSRSPAASPEARPKAPSRTPSGTPDGTPSAVPSKTRSKAPSPRASTPSSPPVRTRAASPAPTEAKPPVLPPRTEAPSPERTTAPPSPRTVTSQAVAMEAAVLDLVNRERAAVGCSPVRASAELGDLARAFSQDMAERGFFSHTDPDGDDPWARAAQAGVEGLGGENIAYGQTDANAVMDAWMNSDGHRANILNCDFKRLGVGVHIADGGPWWTQNFGF, encoded by the coding sequence ATGGGACGCCATCGACGCTCCGGCGCCGCGCCCGCCGAGGACGAGTACGCGGTCGGTGGGCACCGGGGAGCACGGCGGAGGAAGCGGGCACTGCCCCTCCGCGGAGGGCTGCTCGGCGCTTCGGCCGCCATGGCGGTGGGTGTGGCCGCGGTGGCGTCGGGGGTCCTGCCCGGTGGTGGGACGTTCGTCGTCAGCGGCGGCGTGCCCCAGGAGCAGATGCGTTCCGGCGAAGTGGCGGGACCGGACACGCAGGGCGGTGCCGGCGCCGTACCGCGCACCGGGACGCCCTCCGCGGCCGCACCGGGCACGTCCCGGTCCCCGGCGGCCTCCCCGGAGGCACGGCCGAAGGCCCCGTCGAGGACTCCGTCCGGGACCCCTGACGGAACTCCGTCCGCGGTCCCCTCGAAGACCCGGTCGAAGGCCCCCTCCCCCAGGGCTTCCACCCCGTCGTCCCCGCCGGTGCGGACCAGGGCGGCGTCCCCTGCTCCCACGGAGGCGAAGCCGCCCGTGCTCCCGCCCCGTACCGAGGCCCCCTCACCGGAGAGGACCACCGCCCCGCCCTCCCCCCGGACGGTGACGAGCCAGGCCGTCGCGATGGAGGCCGCGGTCCTCGACCTGGTCAACCGGGAGCGCGCCGCGGTGGGCTGCAGCCCGGTCCGCGCCTCGGCGGAGCTGGGCGACCTGGCCCGGGCGTTCAGCCAGGACATGGCGGAACGGGGCTTCTTCTCCCACACGGACCCGGACGGCGACGACCCCTGGGCGCGGGCCGCGCAGGCGGGTGTCGAGGGCCTGGGCGGCGAGAACATCGCCTACGGCCAGACCGACGCGAACGCCGTGATGGATGCCTGGATGAACAGCGACGGCCACCGTGCGAACATCCTCAACTGCGACTTCAAGCGCCTGGGCGTCGGCGTCCACATCGCCGACGGCGGCCCGTGGTGGACCCAGAACTTCGGCTTCTGA